The genomic DNA TGGTGGTGCAAATATTCCTGTCTGTGTAATTGCTTATAATGATCAGATAGAAAAAGTACGAGCAGAAGTAGAAAAAAGACCAAATGTCACCTTATTCAATGATCCAGACATCTTTGCTCGTTGGGAAGAATTCTCTCTGAAAGTATGGGAATCTCATCCCAAAGCTATTCAAAATTGGCGAGAACAAGGCATTACCACTAAATTTTATCGTGTTGGAGAAAATAGAAGATATTGTGCATTTGATCTAGACAGTAACTTTGAAAAATTTATCTACCTGGATGCAGATACATTAGTAATGCAACCTTTAGACTTCATTTTTGATCAATTAGATCATCATGATTTTGTAGTATATGACTTCCAATATAAAGATCCTAGTCATATCTATAACTTATCCTCTCCGAAACTTATAGAAATATTTAGTCAAGAAAGAATTAACTCCGAAATATTTTGTTCAGGATTTTACGCATCAAAAAGGGGAATGTTCCCACCGGAGCAAAGAGACTGGATAATCTCAGAACTACAGTCAGGAGAATCAGATATTTTATATATGTCTGCTCCCAATCAATCTGTTCTCAATTATATGAGAATGAAAAATAACGTCTCATTTTATAACTTTGCACTTAATTTACCTACTGGAACAGCTACAGGTAATGCTGTCAGTTCTCTGCATTTTGAAAACATAGATCAGGTTTTGTACGACAAAGGTAACAGATTAACTTATTTACACTATATTGGCTTATCTTCTAAATTATTCAGTAAAGTTTGTAATGGTGAAAATATTGATTTTCCTTATCGGGATATTTTCTTACACTATCGTTATTTACACGAACCAGAAAAACGTCCAAAATTTACAACTAAGGCCAAAGCTTATAATGCTCCTCCCAGTCTAGGTACAAAGATTTTGAGAAAGTTAGGG from Okeanomitos corallinicola TIOX110 includes the following:
- a CDS encoding Npun_R2821/Npun_R2822 family protein, which encodes MKNGIYTLANDYVYNQLVALLNSIEVNGGANIPVCVIAYNDQIEKVRAEVEKRPNVTLFNDPDIFARWEEFSLKVWESHPKAIQNWREQGITTKFYRVGENRRYCAFDLDSNFEKFIYLDADTLVMQPLDFIFDQLDHHDFVVYDFQYKDPSHIYNLSSPKLIEIFSQERINSEIFCSGFYASKRGMFPPEQRDWIISELQSGESDILYMSAPNQSVLNYMRMKNNVSFYNFALNLPTGTATGNAVSSLHFENIDQVLYDKGNRLTYLHYIGLSSKLFSKVCNGENIDFPYRDIFLHYRYLHEPEKRPKFTTKAKAYNAPPSLGTKILRKLGLAKK